One Streptomyces sp. ML-6 genomic region harbors:
- a CDS encoding penicillin acylase family protein, giving the protein MPANTTASSGSTGSAGAKTGRKKGRRARLIVLVLVLALVAGIGYGAYWSVSTVRASYPQTTGSIKIDGLEGTVDVKRDGYGIPQLYADSDADLFRAQGFVHAQDRFWEMDVRRHMTAGRLSEMFGSGQVETDTFLRTLGWHEVAQKEYDTVLSEETKKNLQSYADGVNAYLEGRDGKDISVEYAALGFTNDYKPGKWTPVDSVAWLKAMAWDLRGNMQDEIDRSLMSSRLDAKQIQDLYPAYPYDKNEPIVDRGAISPVTGKFDLDATPSDDIGAADTAQDATQGLNTQLASLSDTLDQIPALLGPNGNGIGSNSWVVSGEYTTTGKPLLANDPHLAPQLPSLWYQMGLHCREISATCQYDTAGYTFSGMPGVVIGHNQDIAWGLTNLGADVTDLFLEKVSADGYLYDGKVKPFTVRDEIIKVAGGKDRPITIRETNNGPLVSDRSSELEKVGQKAPVTNEAPDRAEGYAVALKWTALEPGRSMDAVFELNRAKDFTSFRKAAEHFEVPSQNLIYADNDGNIGYQAPGKIPVRMEGDGTMPSPGWSSKYGWEKEPIPFDELPYEYNPKRGYIVTANQAVIGKKYPHLLTKDWGYGSRSQRINDLIRAKLKDGGKISTEDMQKMQMDNTSEIAAKLVPELLKINVSDKSVREAQKLLEGWDYTQEPDSAAAAYFNAVWRNILKLAFGNKLPKELRVEGECLNVPRAGGSGPVDEQNKLVRECGQRAADSAQPDGGDRWYQVVINLLDDQDNDWWKTPKSGRDLATENRDELFARALEDARWELTAKLGKDVSTWSWGRLHQLTLKNQTLGTEGPDLLRRALNRGPWDLGGGEAAVNAAGWNAAGGYEVVWVPSMRMVVNVGDWDKSRWINLTGASGHAFSAHYTDQTEKWVNGELLDWSFGTNAVSKSTVDTLTLKP; this is encoded by the coding sequence ATGCCCGCCAACACAACCGCCTCTTCCGGCTCCACCGGGTCCGCCGGTGCGAAGACCGGCAGGAAGAAGGGGCGACGTGCCCGCCTGATCGTGCTCGTTCTGGTGCTGGCGCTCGTCGCGGGTATCGGCTACGGCGCGTACTGGTCCGTGTCGACCGTGCGGGCCTCGTACCCGCAGACGACCGGATCGATCAAGATCGACGGCCTCGAAGGCACGGTCGACGTCAAACGCGACGGCTACGGCATCCCGCAGCTGTACGCGGACTCCGACGCCGACCTCTTCCGCGCCCAGGGCTTCGTCCACGCGCAGGACCGCTTCTGGGAGATGGACGTCCGCCGTCACATGACCGCGGGCCGGCTCTCCGAGATGTTCGGTTCCGGGCAGGTCGAGACGGACACCTTCCTGCGCACGCTGGGCTGGCACGAGGTCGCGCAGAAGGAGTACGACACCGTCCTGTCCGAGGAGACCAAGAAGAACCTCCAGTCGTACGCGGACGGTGTGAACGCCTACCTGGAGGGCCGGGACGGCAAGGACATCTCCGTCGAGTACGCGGCCCTCGGCTTCACCAACGACTACAAGCCGGGCAAGTGGACGCCGGTCGACTCCGTCGCCTGGCTCAAGGCCATGGCCTGGGACCTGCGCGGCAACATGCAGGACGAGATCGACCGCTCGCTGATGAGCAGCAGGCTGGACGCGAAGCAGATCCAGGATCTGTACCCGGCCTACCCGTACGACAAGAACGAGCCGATCGTCGACCGGGGCGCGATCTCCCCGGTCACCGGGAAGTTCGACCTGGACGCGACGCCGTCCGACGACATCGGCGCCGCGGACACCGCGCAGGACGCCACCCAGGGCCTGAACACCCAGCTCGCCTCGCTCTCCGACACCCTCGACCAGATCCCGGCGCTGCTCGGCCCGAACGGCAACGGCATCGGGTCCAACTCCTGGGTGGTCTCCGGCGAGTACACGACCACGGGCAAGCCGCTGCTCGCCAACGACCCGCACCTGGCCCCGCAGCTGCCCTCGCTCTGGTACCAGATGGGGCTGCACTGCCGCGAGATCAGCGCCACGTGCCAGTACGACACCGCCGGTTACACCTTCTCCGGGATGCCCGGCGTGGTCATCGGCCACAACCAGGACATCGCCTGGGGCCTCACCAACCTCGGCGCGGACGTCACCGACCTCTTCCTGGAGAAGGTCTCCGCCGACGGCTACCTGTACGACGGCAAGGTCAAGCCCTTCACCGTCCGCGACGAGATCATCAAGGTCGCGGGCGGCAAGGACCGGCCGATCACCATCCGCGAGACGAACAACGGCCCGCTGGTCTCCGACCGCAGCAGCGAACTGGAGAAGGTCGGCCAGAAGGCCCCCGTCACCAACGAGGCCCCGGACCGGGCCGAGGGCTACGCGGTCGCCCTGAAGTGGACCGCGCTGGAACCCGGCCGCTCCATGGACGCCGTCTTCGAGCTGAACCGCGCCAAGGACTTCACGTCCTTCCGCAAGGCGGCCGAGCACTTCGAGGTCCCCTCGCAGAACCTCATCTACGCCGACAACGACGGCAACATCGGCTACCAGGCACCGGGGAAGATCCCGGTCCGCATGGAGGGCGACGGCACGATGCCCAGCCCCGGCTGGTCCTCGAAGTACGGCTGGGAGAAGGAGCCGATCCCGTTCGACGAGCTGCCCTACGAGTACAACCCGAAGCGCGGCTACATCGTCACCGCCAACCAGGCCGTCATCGGTAAGAAGTACCCCCATCTGCTCACCAAGGACTGGGGCTACGGCAGCCGCAGCCAGCGGATCAACGACCTCATCCGGGCGAAGCTCAAGGACGGGGGGAAGATCTCGACCGAGGACATGCAGAAGATGCAGATGGACAACACCAGCGAGATCGCCGCGAAGCTGGTGCCCGAGCTGCTGAAGATCAACGTCTCGGACAAGAGCGTCCGTGAGGCGCAGAAGCTGCTGGAGGGCTGGGACTACACCCAGGAGCCCGACTCGGCCGCGGCGGCGTACTTCAACGCGGTCTGGCGCAACATCCTCAAGCTGGCCTTCGGCAACAAGCTCCCCAAGGAGCTGCGGGTCGAGGGCGAGTGCCTCAACGTTCCCCGGGCGGGCGGCTCCGGTCCGGTCGACGAGCAGAACAAGCTGGTGCGCGAGTGCGGTCAGCGCGCCGCGGACTCGGCGCAGCCGGACGGCGGCGACCGCTGGTACCAGGTGGTCATCAACCTGCTGGACGACCAGGACAACGACTGGTGGAAGACGCCGAAGAGCGGCCGGGACCTGGCGACGGAGAACCGTGACGAGCTCTTCGCCCGCGCCCTGGAGGACGCCCGCTGGGAGCTGACCGCCAAGCTCGGCAAGGACGTCAGCACCTGGAGCTGGGGCCGGCTGCACCAGCTGACGCTGAAGAACCAGACCCTCGGTACCGAAGGCCCCGATCTGCTCCGGCGGGCCCTCAACCGTGGTCCGTGGGACCTCGGCGGCGGCGAGGCCGCGGTCAACGCCGCCGGCTGGAACGCGGCGGGCGGCTACGAGGTCGTCTGGGTGCCGTCGATGCGCATGGTGGTCAACGTGGGGGACTGGGACAAGTCCCGCTGGATCAACCTCACCGGCGCCTCCGGGCACGCGTTCAGCGCGCACTACACCGACCAGACCGAGAAGTGGGTCAACGGCGAACTGCTCGACTGGTCCTTCGGCACGAACGCCGTCTCCAAGTCGACGGTCGACACCCTGACGCTCAAGCCGTAG
- a CDS encoding potassium/proton antiporter: MAAVRISSRSGLPSLLLYLGIGVAMGQDGLFDVKFDNAELTQVIGYAALVVILAEGGLGTKWKEIRPALPAAAMLSLVGVAVSVGVTAAGAHYLVGLDWRQALIIGAVVSSTDAAAVFSVLRKVPLPARVTGVLEAESGFNDAPVVILVVAFSTRGPVDSWYVLVGEIALELAIGAAVGIAVGWLGSFGLRHVALPASGLYPIAVMAIAVSAYAVGALVHGSGFLAVYLAAMILGNAKLPHWPATRGFADGLGWLAQIGMFVLLGLLVTPHDLLDDFWPAVVVGLVLTVVARPLEVFISLLPFRLPWQEKALMSWAGLRGAVPIILATIPMVAGVEGSTRVFNIVFVLVVVYTLIQGPTLPWLAKALKIAEDPSETADLGIESAPLERLRGHLLSVAIPGGSKMHGVEVGELRLPAGAAVTLVVRDGKSFVPAPSTVLRHGDELLVVTTDPVRDAAEERLRAVGEGGKLAGWLGTGAKGGEGPGPAAPHAKQDRRHEVAHALKAVTRLGRSDGPKAHR, translated from the coding sequence GTGGCGGCGGTGCGCATCTCCTCGCGCAGCGGGCTCCCCAGCCTGCTCCTGTACCTCGGCATCGGGGTCGCCATGGGGCAGGACGGCCTCTTCGACGTCAAGTTCGACAACGCCGAGCTGACCCAGGTCATCGGCTACGCCGCGCTCGTCGTGATCCTCGCCGAGGGCGGTCTGGGCACCAAGTGGAAAGAGATCAGACCCGCGCTGCCCGCCGCGGCGATGCTCTCGCTGGTCGGCGTCGCGGTGAGCGTGGGCGTCACGGCGGCCGGGGCGCACTACCTGGTCGGTCTCGACTGGCGGCAGGCACTGATCATCGGTGCGGTCGTCTCGTCGACGGACGCCGCCGCGGTCTTCTCCGTACTGCGCAAGGTGCCGCTGCCCGCCCGGGTCACCGGCGTACTGGAGGCCGAATCCGGCTTCAACGACGCCCCGGTGGTGATCCTGGTGGTGGCCTTCTCCACCCGGGGACCGGTGGACAGCTGGTACGTACTGGTCGGGGAGATAGCCCTGGAGCTCGCCATCGGTGCCGCCGTGGGCATCGCCGTCGGCTGGCTCGGTTCGTTCGGCCTGCGCCACGTGGCACTGCCCGCGTCCGGTCTCTACCCGATCGCCGTGATGGCGATCGCGGTCAGCGCGTACGCCGTGGGCGCCCTGGTCCACGGCAGTGGCTTCCTCGCCGTCTACCTGGCCGCGATGATCCTCGGCAACGCCAAGCTGCCGCACTGGCCCGCCACCCGCGGCTTCGCCGACGGGCTCGGCTGGCTGGCCCAGATCGGCATGTTCGTCCTGCTCGGCCTGCTGGTCACCCCGCACGATCTGCTCGACGACTTCTGGCCCGCCGTGGTCGTGGGCCTGGTGCTGACCGTGGTGGCCCGCCCGCTGGAGGTCTTCATCTCGCTGCTGCCGTTCCGGCTGCCCTGGCAGGAGAAGGCCCTCATGTCCTGGGCGGGGCTGCGCGGGGCCGTGCCCATCATCCTGGCGACCATCCCGATGGTCGCCGGGGTCGAGGGCTCCACCCGCGTCTTCAACATCGTCTTCGTCCTCGTCGTCGTCTACACCCTCATCCAGGGGCCGACCCTGCCCTGGCTGGCGAAGGCCCTGAAGATCGCCGAGGACCCCTCCGAGACGGCCGACCTGGGCATCGAGTCGGCGCCCCTGGAGCGGCTGCGCGGCCATCTGCTGTCGGTGGCGATCCCCGGCGGCTCGAAGATGCACGGCGTGGAGGTCGGGGAGCTGCGACTGCCCGCCGGGGCCGCGGTCACCCTGGTCGTACGGGACGGGAAGAGCTTCGTACCGGCGCCGTCGACCGTGCTGCGACACGGCGACGAGCTGCTGGTGGTCACCACCGATCCGGTGCGCGACGCGGCGGAGGAGCGGTTGCGCGCGGTCGGCGAGGGCGGCAAGCTCGCGGGCTGGCTGGGCACCGGCGCCAAGGGCGGCGAGGGCCCCGGCCCCGCGGCGCCGCACGCGAAGCAGGACCGGCGCCACGAGGTGGCGCACGCGCTGAAGGCCGTGACGAGGCTCGGCAGGTCCGACGGCCCGAAGGCGCACCGCTGA
- a CDS encoding MFS transporter — protein sequence MASTVSDRPGYGQLLRTPGAWTFLLPGFAARQPFAMLTIGIVLLVQHTTGSYGSAGAVAAVTGVAMALFAPQTGKLADRFGQRAVLLPGVLVHAASVSALTALALADAPLWALFAAAVPTGASVPQIGPMVRARWAAVLGAAPGREASPLLSTAAAFESVTDEFTFVIGPVLATALCTGVHPAAGLVAEAALTLAGGLLFAAQHRTQPAVRTAPSGTDRRHASALSVPGVRVLAVAFLGIGAVFGGMQVSLTAFAEEIGRPGVNGLLYGVFAAGNMLAGIVCGAIAWKSGPRRRLLVGYTALTLTASGLWAMHSVPLLAGLGLLVGLSIAPALISGYTLVEALVPGSARTEAFTWLTGSVALGQAAAVTVAGRLADAHGASTGFLVPLVGTVLALITLMTLRSRLSPTAPGRTVARGVGHRKPVTVD from the coding sequence GTGGCGTCCACGGTCTCCGACCGCCCCGGTTACGGGCAGTTGCTGCGCACCCCGGGTGCGTGGACTTTTCTCCTTCCGGGCTTCGCCGCACGGCAGCCCTTCGCGATGCTGACCATCGGCATCGTCCTGCTGGTCCAGCACACCACCGGCTCGTACGGCAGCGCGGGGGCCGTCGCCGCCGTGACCGGTGTCGCCATGGCCCTGTTCGCGCCGCAGACCGGCAAGCTCGCCGACCGTTTCGGCCAGCGCGCCGTGCTGCTGCCCGGCGTCCTGGTGCACGCCGCGTCGGTGTCGGCGCTGACGGCCCTCGCACTGGCGGACGCGCCCCTGTGGGCACTGTTCGCTGCGGCCGTGCCCACGGGCGCGTCCGTCCCGCAGATCGGCCCGATGGTGCGCGCCCGCTGGGCGGCCGTACTGGGGGCGGCACCGGGCCGCGAAGCATCGCCGCTGCTGTCCACCGCCGCCGCCTTCGAATCGGTGACGGACGAGTTCACCTTCGTCATCGGACCGGTGCTCGCCACCGCGCTGTGCACGGGCGTGCACCCGGCGGCCGGTCTGGTCGCCGAGGCCGCGCTGACGCTGGCCGGCGGGCTGCTCTTCGCCGCCCAGCACCGCACCCAGCCCGCGGTGCGCACCGCCCCGTCCGGCACGGACCGGCGGCACGCCTCCGCCCTGTCCGTCCCCGGCGTACGGGTGCTCGCGGTGGCCTTCCTCGGGATCGGCGCCGTCTTCGGCGGCATGCAGGTCTCGCTGACCGCCTTCGCCGAGGAGATCGGCCGCCCCGGCGTGAACGGCCTGCTGTACGGCGTCTTCGCGGCCGGCAACATGCTGGCCGGAATCGTCTGCGGGGCCATCGCCTGGAAGAGCGGCCCGCGACGGCGCCTGCTCGTCGGGTACACGGCGCTGACCCTGACCGCGTCCGGCCTGTGGGCGATGCACTCGGTGCCCCTGCTCGCCGGGCTCGGACTGCTGGTCGGGCTGTCCATCGCCCCGGCCCTGATCAGCGGATACACGCTGGTCGAGGCCCTGGTGCCGGGCTCCGCCCGGACCGAGGCGTTCACCTGGCTGACGGGCTCGGTCGCGCTCGGCCAGGCGGCCGCTGTGACGGTGGCCGGACGGCTCGCGGACGCCCACGGGGCCTCGACCGGATTCCTGGTGCCGCTGGTGGGGACCGTGCTGGCGCTGATCACCCTGATGACCCTGCGTTCGCGGCTCTCACCCACCGCTCCGGGACGGACCGTGGCGCGTGGTGTCGGTCACCGGAAGCCGGTCACGGTGGACTGA
- a CDS encoding FmdB family zinc ribbon protein, giving the protein MPTYQYQCTECGEGLEAVQKFTDDALTVCPSCDGRLKKVFSAVGIVFKGSGFYRNDSRGSSSSSTPASSSAKSSDSASADSSSSSKGSDSKSSTSTAASASSAPSASASGTSAA; this is encoded by the coding sequence GTGCCGACCTATCAGTACCAGTGCACCGAATGTGGCGAGGGCCTCGAGGCGGTGCAGAAGTTCACCGATGACGCCCTCACCGTGTGCCCGAGCTGCGACGGACGCCTGAAGAAGGTGTTCTCGGCGGTCGGCATCGTCTTCAAGGGATCCGGTTTCTACCGGAACGACAGCCGCGGCTCCTCGTCGAGCAGCACGCCGGCGTCGTCCTCGGCGAAGTCGTCCGATTCCGCCTCGGCCGACTCCTCGTCGTCCTCGAAGGGCTCCGACTCGAAGTCGTCCACGTCCACCGCGGCGTCGGCCTCCTCGGCCCCTTCGGCCTCGGCGAGCGGTACTTCGGCCGCCTGA
- a CDS encoding S-methyl-5'-thioadenosine phosphorylase — protein sequence MANAEIGVIGGSGLYSFLEDVTEVRVDTPYGQPSDSLFLGEVGGRRVAFLPRHGRGHHLPPHRINYRANLWALRSVGVRQVLGPCAVGGLRPEYGPGTLLVPDQLVDRTKTRKQTYYDGETRADGAQPNVIHLGFADPYCPDGRRAALAAARAKDWEPVDGGTLVVVEGPRFSTRAESRWHAAMGWSVVGMTGHPEAVLARELGLCYTTTTLVTDLDAGAEAGEGVSHAEVLQVFAANVDRLRAVLFDVVAALPAEADRDCPCSHALDGLETGIELP from the coding sequence ATGGCGAACGCAGAGATCGGTGTCATCGGCGGCTCGGGCTTGTACTCCTTCCTGGAGGACGTCACGGAGGTGCGTGTGGACACCCCGTACGGACAGCCGAGCGACTCCCTCTTCCTCGGCGAGGTGGGCGGTCGCCGGGTCGCCTTCCTGCCGCGCCACGGGCGGGGCCACCACCTGCCCCCGCACCGCATCAACTACCGGGCCAACCTGTGGGCGCTGCGCTCCGTCGGCGTGCGCCAGGTGCTCGGCCCGTGCGCGGTGGGCGGCCTGCGCCCGGAGTACGGACCGGGCACCCTGCTCGTCCCCGACCAGCTGGTGGACCGCACCAAAACCCGCAAGCAGACGTACTACGACGGGGAGACCCGGGCGGACGGCGCGCAGCCGAACGTGATCCACCTGGGCTTCGCCGACCCGTACTGCCCCGATGGGCGCCGGGCGGCGCTGGCGGCGGCGCGGGCGAAGGACTGGGAGCCGGTGGACGGCGGGACACTGGTGGTCGTCGAGGGACCGCGCTTCTCGACCCGGGCGGAATCGCGCTGGCATGCGGCGATGGGCTGGTCGGTGGTCGGGATGACCGGCCACCCGGAGGCCGTCCTCGCCCGGGAACTGGGCCTCTGCTACACGACGACGACCCTGGTGACGGACCTGGACGCGGGCGCGGAGGCCGGCGAGGGCGTCTCGCACGCGGAGGTGCTGCAGGTGTTCGCCGCCAATGTGGACCGGCTGCGCGCGGTGCTCTTCGACGTGGTGGCCGCGCTGCCCGCGGAGGCGGACCGGGACTGCCCGTGCTCGCACGCGCTGGACGGGCTCGAGACGGGGATCGAGCTTCCCTGA
- a CDS encoding RcpC/CpaB family pilus assembly protein, producing MPPASAPPPCGVPAFEPLRVRGGGGRGLRRAVWRQRRALAAGLALTAAALVATGLGSTGAGTGGAPAYGAGGAGAGGAGAGGATPGQVRRPTTRLVSAPVRIADAGAVRLLRPGDRVDVIAAGGSGSGADVRVLAKGARVAEVPQAPADGAAGDGALVVLSVPRETAASLAGAGISSRLAVALC from the coding sequence TTGCCCCCGGCGTCGGCGCCGCCGCCCTGCGGGGTGCCCGCGTTCGAGCCGTTGCGGGTACGCGGCGGGGGCGGGCGCGGGCTGCGGCGGGCGGTGTGGCGGCAGCGCCGGGCCCTGGCGGCCGGTCTGGCCCTGACCGCTGCCGCTCTGGTCGCCACGGGGCTGGGCAGTACCGGCGCGGGCACGGGCGGCGCCCCGGCGTACGGGGCGGGCGGGGCAGGGGCGGGCGGCGCAGGGGCGGGCGGCGCGACTCCGGGGCAAGTGCGGCGGCCGACGACCCGGTTGGTGTCCGCGCCGGTACGGATCGCGGACGCGGGGGCGGTGCGGTTGCTGCGGCCCGGCGACCGCGTCGACGTGATCGCCGCCGGTGGGAGCGGCTCCGGAGCAGACGTCCGGGTCCTGGCGAAGGGCGCGCGGGTGGCGGAGGTGCCGCAGGCCCCGGCGGACGGCGCCGCGGGGGACGGCGCGCTCGTCGTGCTCTCCGTCCCCCGGGAGACGGCCGCCTCGCTGGCCGGTGCCGGCATCTCGTCCCGACTGGCGGTGGCACTGTGCTGA
- a CDS encoding MscL family protein, protein MSEKKVSLLEGFKAFLLRGNVIDLAVAVVIGAAFTQIVNSIVKGVINPLVGAFGTKDLESYSSCLKGPCVTDPKTGEATEGIRILWGSVLSATLSFLITAAVVYFLMVLPMAKYLARRAAMQAAKEGVQETLEVSELEVLKEIRDALVAQRGGPTGETRGQDPGRGPDQ, encoded by the coding sequence GTGAGCGAGAAGAAGGTCAGTCTGCTGGAGGGGTTCAAAGCCTTCCTGTTGCGCGGCAACGTGATCGATCTGGCGGTCGCCGTCGTCATCGGTGCCGCGTTCACCCAGATCGTGAACTCGATCGTCAAGGGCGTCATCAACCCGCTGGTCGGCGCGTTCGGCACCAAGGATCTGGAGAGCTACAGCTCCTGCCTCAAGGGGCCGTGCGTCACCGACCCGAAGACGGGCGAGGCGACCGAGGGCATCCGGATCCTGTGGGGTTCGGTGCTCAGCGCCACTCTCAGCTTCCTGATCACGGCCGCCGTCGTCTACTTCCTGATGGTCCTGCCCATGGCCAAGTACCTCGCCAGACGAGCGGCGATGCAGGCCGCGAAGGAGGGCGTGCAGGAGACGCTGGAGGTGAGCGAGCTGGAGGTCCTGAAGGAGATCCGCGACGCCCTCGTCGCCCAGCGCGGCGGCCCGACGGGCGAGACCCGTGGTCAGGACCCCGGGCGCGGTCCCGACCAGTAG
- a CDS encoding Rieske (2Fe-2S) protein, translating to MSAPDQPPADRPPPASPPPASPPPGQSPPDRSASGRSLVDQSVPGRPAADRPTGGDPREALHDRIAADSLTTRRDYLRIVATVSGGLAVGGLGVASGILPRHGDPDDAKAPAPKRIVGRLLPGESVSFHYPDEEDRAVAVRLDDGTLVGYSAICTHLACAVLWRKDRGPEGELYCPCHEGVFDARTGEVTAGPPPRGLPKVVLVEQTDGSIWAIGTTHSGESVEHGLCRRLGEDRPDLASRIGCPSVRGEGPEAPEAGAPPARAAEAVRTPGRRT from the coding sequence ATGAGCGCCCCCGACCAGCCGCCCGCCGACCGCCCGCCTCCCGCCTCACCGCCTCCCGCCTCACCGCCTCCCGGGCAATCGCCCCCCGACCGGTCGGCATCCGGCAGATCGCTCGTCGACCAGTCGGTTCCCGGGCGGCCCGCCGCCGACCGCCCGACCGGTGGGGACCCGAGGGAAGCCCTGCACGACCGGATCGCCGCCGACTCCCTCACCACCCGGCGCGACTACCTCCGGATCGTGGCGACCGTCTCCGGCGGCCTCGCGGTCGGCGGGCTCGGCGTGGCCAGTGGAATCCTGCCGCGTCACGGCGACCCGGACGACGCCAAGGCGCCCGCGCCGAAGCGGATCGTCGGCCGGCTCCTGCCCGGCGAATCCGTCTCCTTCCACTACCCGGACGAGGAGGACCGGGCGGTGGCGGTACGGCTCGACGACGGCACCCTCGTCGGCTACTCCGCGATTTGCACCCATCTCGCCTGCGCGGTGCTCTGGCGCAAGGACCGGGGCCCCGAGGGCGAGCTGTACTGCCCCTGCCACGAAGGCGTCTTCGACGCCCGTACCGGCGAGGTCACCGCCGGGCCGCCGCCCCGCGGGCTGCCCAAGGTGGTGCTCGTCGAGCAGACCGACGGCAGTATCTGGGCGATCGGTACGACGCATTCGGGCGAGAGCGTCGAGCACGGCCTGTGCCGCCGGCTCGGCGAGGACCGCCCGGACCTCGCGTCCCGCATCGGCTGCCCCTCCGTCAGGGGCGAAGGGCCGGAGGCCCCGGAGGCCGGGGCCCCGCCCGCACGGGCCGCCGAGGCCGTTCGGACCCCCGGCAGGCGGACATGA
- a CDS encoding 4Fe-4S dicluster domain-containing protein has protein sequence MMGRTIFIDPGRCIGCQACVSACRECDSHRGKSMIHLDYTDEGHSVASLPTVCMHCEDPVAPCAEVCPADAILVTADGVVQQADTTRCIGCANCVNACPFGVPKIDLGAKLQMKCNLCYDRTAYGLAPMCATVCPTGALFYGTVEELQAERPGVQVADTFTFGRSEVRTGVAMVVPADRVRWPVPGGLPVVEINGKDVRR, from the coding sequence ATGATGGGCAGAACGATCTTCATCGATCCCGGGCGCTGCATCGGCTGCCAGGCCTGCGTCTCCGCCTGCCGGGAGTGCGACTCGCACCGCGGCAAGTCGATGATCCACCTCGACTACACCGACGAGGGTCATTCCGTGGCCTCCCTTCCCACCGTCTGCATGCACTGCGAGGACCCGGTCGCGCCGTGCGCCGAGGTCTGTCCCGCCGACGCGATCCTGGTGACCGCGGACGGGGTGGTCCAGCAGGCCGACACCACCCGCTGCATCGGCTGCGCCAACTGCGTCAACGCCTGTCCCTTCGGCGTCCCGAAGATCGACCTGGGGGCGAAGCTGCAGATGAAGTGCAACCTCTGCTACGACCGCACCGCCTACGGCCTCGCCCCCATGTGCGCCACCGTCTGCCCGACCGGGGCGCTGTTCTACGGAACGGTCGAGGAGCTCCAGGCCGAACGCCCCGGGGTCCAGGTTGCCGACACCTTCACCTTCGGCCGGAGCGAGGTCCGCACCGGCGTGGCCATGGTCGTTCCCGCCGACCGGGTCCGGTGGCCGGTGCCCGGCGGCCTTCCGGTGGTCGAGATCAATGGGAAGGACGTCCGCCGATGA